The genomic segment ATGTGCCACGTTGGCTGAGCGCAAAAGCACGGCAAGATCCATCTCCTGGCTGGAAAGGCCCTTTGGTGATCAGCTGGGCGGGGATGCGCGGCGTAGTGTCGTTGGCAACTGCCCTGTCCATCCCGATGCTGATGTCCGATGGTATAGCATTCCCACAGCGCAATCTGATTATCTTCATTACCTTCGTTGTCATCTTTGTAACGCTGGTCGTGCAGGGCCTCACACTGCCCTTTGTTATCAAGCTGATCCGGCTGAAAGAGATTGATGTTATCATTCCAGAAGAAGAACAGCAAGCCGCTATCCAGCTGCGGTTGGATAATGTCGCATTGAAGCTATTGGACGAAAAGTTTGCCGACTCACTCAAAGAGAACGAACTGGTCGGATTTTATAAATCTAGCCTCGAGGGAAGGGTTCGTAACACAGAAGCGCGCCTGCAGTCCCTGGAATGTGTGGAAACTGAACAGCAGGAGATAGAATGCTACCATACCGTTTTGTTAACCATTTATCAGCAGCACCGCAAAGAACTATTCCGGCTACGCAAAGAAAAGCACTATAGTGACGAGGCGATCCGTAAAGCTGAATTGCAACTTGACCTGGACGAACTTAAAATCACAGGGGCGGAGCATTAAGATACGCGATTATGAATATATCAACCCACGACAAACTATTTCATTTTATTCCCTGAACACGGGATAAGGTGTTTCAATATCATCATGTAGCAATCAGCGTAATGATTTTTCGAGCCATATCTATTCTATGATAAAGGGCATCCCAATATCGGATGCCTCTTTTTTTGGTGATATGTGTATCCGTCTATAGCTTCGTGCCCAACTCCATGTCGTGTCACACCTGTTGTATCGCTTGTGTCTTGTTGGATGTTCTATACCAGTAAATTTTTTTTGATATCAGCAAAACCGTTTTAGTTTTTATATATTTGTTTCATCATCTTCAGTAATTGAGCATCAGAACTTTGGGGACGATTGTTTTTGAGCAGCCGTGCCTGCGTCTTCGTTTCAAGGAGCATACATCCCGGATGTAGCAGAAGCTGATCAGAAGATAACCAAATACGACAAAACGATAGCGTTTTTTCATCGAAAGGGATGATCCTGGCCGCTTTGTTATCGCTATTTGAAGAAAGACCAAAAATTGGCTTTCTATTTTTATGTTTTCACCTATGTGACAATGTATAAACCGAAATATGACCATATCGAAGAGAAGGAAATCCTTTTGGCCTTGCGTTCGGGCTGCCAAACGGCCTTTCGCCAGATTTATACTTTATATAGTGGCCGGATTTATCTTAACATTCGGAAGATGGTCAAATCCGAACAGGATGCTACCGAACTTCTACAGGAGGTCTTTGTCAAAGTCTGGGACAAGCGGAAGCTTATTGATCCTGAGCAATCTTTTCGCGCTTATCTTTTTCAGATTGCCAGATTCAGTGTATATAATTTCATTCGTAAAACCAAGCTGGAAAAACAGGTGCAAGCCTATCTTAGCCTTCACGGCACACAGCTCTACAGCCATGTCGAAGAACAATTGGATGAAAAGCAGGATGAGCACTGGTTGTCTCAGACGATTGAGCAGCTTCCTCCTCAACGGAGATTGATCTACAGGTTATGTAAGATTGAAGGCAAAAGCTACGCCGAAGTGAGTACGCTGTTGCGCATATCGACTTCGACAATCAATGACCATATTGTAAAAGCTACAAAGTACATCAAAGAGAAACATGCTAAACTAGACCAGTCTGCACTATTAATCGCCTCCTTTATACTCCTCCAGCATCATTAAACAGTGTTATCTTTTTTAAGCTAAAAAAAAATAAATAAAATTCTCAGCACGAGCAGATGATCTCCGCATTTGAAGTGTAATAGCTAAAAAGAAGATAACCAATTGTGGAAAAGGAACTACTTCAATATACTTTAAGGCAGTATATGCGGGGGGAGCTCAGTGAAGAGGATGCCCGTGCTTTTCTGTCATACCTTAAATCCGGGGCAGATCGTGTGTTAATACAGGAGCTCATTCAAGAAGCGTTGGATGATCCTGTCGACCAAGAATTACTTCGGAATACGGACTTATTACTTGTCCTGGACAACACTTGGGAGCAATTACATCACAGGATTAATAAGCCTAAGATGAGAACGTTGACATTCTGGAAAAATGCTGGCGCCGTTGCGGCTGCTGTCGCAGGAATATTGATACTAAGCTGGTGGTTTGTTGATCGCGCTGATAATGTCCCGATGCAGGCATCAATAGAAGAGTCTATATTACCTGGAAAGCAATCTGCAACCTTGACGCTTTCCGACGGTCAGCAGATTCAATTGCAGGGAGCTTCCAATGGACCGATCGCGGACGAAATGGGTATCAGGATTTCTAAGAGCTCTGACGGACAATTAATCTACGAAATTAGGCAAAATAGTGAAGCCGTTACCGGCCATCATGTATTATCGACAACAAAAGGCGAAACCTACAGAATTAAACTCCCTGACGGTACACAGGTCTGGCTCAATGCCGCCTCAGCTTTAAAATATCCGGCAAGTTTTGCACTGCAAGGAACGCGGGAGGTCGAGTTGACCGGGGAGGCCTACTTTGAGGTGGCCAAAGACGCCAAACGCCCTTTTGTCGTCAGGTCCGCAGGCCAGCATATTCAGGTATTGGGAACGCATTTTAACGTGAATAGCTATACAGATGAGCCGTCAGTACGAACCACCCTCGTCGAAGGACTTGTGGAAGTGACTTCAGCAAGCCAAAAGCTACAATTACACCCTGGACAGCAGTTGAGCCTGACATCCAACGGCAGATTGAAATTACAGACAGTGGACACAGCACCTATAATTGCCTGGACCAATCACGAATTTATGTTCGATGGGGATGATATTGAGAGTGTCATGCGCAAGATAGCACGCTGGTATAATGTCGAGGTCATCTTTGAGGGCAAAAAAACAACAGAAAAGTTTGGCGGAGGGATATCCAGATTTGATGATGTAAAGCAGGTGTTAAGTCTGCTGGAAAAAACGGGCGGAGTCCATTTTCGTATCGACGGGAAGACATTGTATGTACTGCCTTAATAGTTGATCGATAATCTTTACAATAATAACCTAAAAAACAGATCATGAGCATAAATATACGAAACGAATAAGCTTTACCATAGGGGTAATCAGAAGCAACCGGGCCGCGGAGGACCCAGTTGCTGTTTGGGACAATTGAATTTACTATCCAATCTGCAGTATGTTTTTGTTTGGACGACTGGAACATACTGCGTATCAAACCTTGCAAATGTATCAAAATTATATCAGAAATAAGGAGATAGCATATCTGCTATTCCGTAAACTATGGCTTATTATGCGATTGACGACCATAATTATCTTGGTTACTTTTATGCAGGTTAGCGCTACGACCTTTGCACAGAAGGTAACATTGGAATATACCAATATGAGCCTTAAAAGAATTTTTAAGGAACTCAAGTCGCAGACAGGGTACAACTTCCTTTATACAGAACGGCAAATGGCAAATGCAAAGCCGGTCAGTATAAAGGTCAAGGACCGGGGGCTGTCCGACGTACTGGCGCAGATTTTCACGGATCAGCCGCTGTCATATCAGATGGACAACAAGACCGTCGTTATCCGTGACCGTCCTGTTGCCGGGCCGGCTTCTGCCTCCGATGCGCCTGTTTCGGGGCAGGCAGTGATCAAAGGCCGGGTGACCAACGAACGTGGAGAGCCGTTAGCAAATGTCTCTGTCCGGGTTAAAGGAAATCAGCAAGCTGGAACATCGACCGCTGCCGATGGAACGTTTATGATCCGCAACCTTTCTCCAACGTCGACACTTGTCCTTTCTTCGGTCGGATACGAACAGTTGACGGTACAATTGGCATCTATGTCTGCGACGCAGCTAGAGCAGCTACAGTTGGTCATGAAGCATAGCAATAGCCAGTTGGAAGAAGTTATCGTGATCGGATATGGTACGACGACCCGCCAGAGAATTGTGGGAGCAGTTGACCAGATCGGTTCAAAGACATTTCAGGATCGCCCCGTAGGCAACGTGACACAGGCGCTGCAAGGCGCATCCCCGAGCCTGACCATTCAGCAGAAGAGCATGGATCCGAATGATAATTCGATGAATATCAATATCCGGGGGATATCGACGGTCAACAGCAATGCGCCTTTAGTAGTGATTGATGGGATTATTACAGAAGGCGGTACACTCAACAAGATCAATCCAGATGATATCGAAACCGTGTCGGTACTTAAAGATGCCGGTTCTACAGCAATATATGGCTCACGTTCGGCGAATGGCGTCATTCTGGTCACCACAAAAAGAGGACGACAAAACCAGAAACCTACGGTTGCAGTTGGCACGCAATGGGGTGTCCAACAACCCAATATTTTGTTTTCCCCCGTTGCTGGCTATGAAAATGCAACCTTGCGCAACCTCGCCCTGACCAATTCAGGCATGGACCCACAGTTTTCTCCTGCAGCAATTGCTGATTTATATGCACATCAGGATATCGAGAAATGGAACTTGCCGGAAATCATGAAAAATTCTTTCCAACAAAAATATAACATCAGTGTTACCGGTGGCGGGGAAAAGAGTTCTTACCTATTTTCCGGAGGGTTTTATAACCAACCGAGCAACTTTGTCGGACAGAATTTTGGGATCAAACGATACAATCTTCGGACCAACCTCAGTACGGAGATCGGCCGCTTCAAGCTGACTTCTATTTTGGCCTATACACGTAATAACAATATGAGTAATACCGCAGGAAGTGCTATTATCAACGCTTCCCGTTTGCCTTCGTACTATTACTACCGTATGCAGGCCGACAACGGAAAATATCTGGTCAATAATGCACTGACGGATCAGAATCCATTAGCAGAACTCAACGAAGGTGGTTACATTAAGCATGATAACGATTATTTCAATATCAATCTCAACCTGGAAGCGAAGCTCATGGACGGATTAAAACTACGCGGTATTTTCGGCGCTGATATTTACGCGGACCATCGTTTTATCCGGAGGATCCAAGTGCCGTTGTATGCCAATCCAGACGCCGCTCAACCACAGGTCTACGTAAATTCCGACCGCAATACGGAAGACTTTAACGAAAAAGCTTCGTTGTTAAACTTTCAGCTGCTTTTGGATTATGACAAAAACTTTGGTGGTCACCATGTCTCAGGACTGTTTGGCGCGTCTAATGAGTCGTACACCCGTAGACAGAATGAGCTCAAAATGAAATTTACAGATCCGGTACTCGGCACGCCGACCACCGGTACGATTATCGACCCCGTAAGTGCGCGTGTCACGCCCAATGGGACCTTACAGAATAGCATCAATTCACTCTTCGGCCGAGCAGGATATGACTTCGAAAGTAAGTATTTTGCTGAGTTCAGCTTTCGTTATGATGGTTCCTCGAAATTCTCCAAAGCCAACCGCTGGGGCTTCTTTCCCTCAGGCTCACTTGGGTGGCGAGCTTCGGACGAACATTTTATGAACTGGTATAAGGAACATATTGGAAGTCTCAAGGTTCGGTCCACATATGGTGTACTGGGTAATCAGGCTGTGGACGACTATTCCTACTATTTTACTTACGAATCTTATCCGAACAGTTATGGGTTTAACAATAAACCGGTTGCGGCTGCTGGATTTAATTACGCCAGCCTGGATTTACGCTGGGAGAAAACCTATAATTTCAATGTCGGCGTCGATGCTACGTTCTTTAACGATAAGCTGACTGCAAGTTTCGATTATTTTAAGAAACGGACTGTAGATATTTTAATGTCACCGCAGATTCCTTCCACATTCGGTACCACATTAAAAAACCAGAACCTGGGCGAAATGAACAATGAAGGTTGGGAGATCAACGTGAGCTATCGGACATCGACCGGAGCGTTTCAGCATACGGTCAGTGCCAACATGGGCGATAGTCATAATAAGATCGTAGCAATGCCCGGGGATGACCGCATTTCGACCGTCGATAACATTACCAAATTAACACGTGTCGGTCTGCCTTATAATTCTTATTACGGCTATAAAATGGCGGGACTCTTCCAAAATATCGCTGACATAGAAACTTCCGCTTTACCAAGTGGTATTACTGCAGCAGACCTTCGTCCGGGAGATGTCAAGTATGTGGATCGAAATAATGATGGGATTATTGATGCACGGGACCGCTTTGTCCTGGGTAACGGTTTTCCAAGGTTTACCTTTGGTCTGACCTATAATCTCAGTTATAAGGATTTCGACTTTAGCATGTTCTGGCAGGGAGTTGGCAAACGGGATATGATGATTCGTGGTGAATTGATCGAACCATTTCATCAAAACTATTCGTATGCGATTTATCAGCATCAGCTGGATTACTGGACTCCGACAAATATAGATGGACGCTGGCCACGTCTGACCGCAAATGGATCTACAGCATCGACCAACAACTTTGGAAAAGACTCTGATCTTTATCTTTTCAATGGCAAATATGCTCGCCTGAAAAATCTGCAGATCGGATACACACTGCCAAAGAATGTCGTCTCCAAATGGGGCTTACAACGCGTCCGATTTTTTGTCAATGGTCAAAACTTGCTGACGCTGAGTAAAAACTCCTGGATAGACCCAGAGTCGTCCGAATTTGACTCAAACATGGGCGGTTCTGCCAATAGTGCCCGCAACTACCCAACTTTAAAATACTATGGCGGCGGATTAAATATTCAGTTTTAACCTTTTATGCTATGAAATTATACAAACTACTTATCGGAGGCTTGAGTTTAATGGCGGTTGTCCATTTCACCTCCTGCAATAAATTGGATACACTGCCGACGGATAGATTTACAGACGAAAATTTCTGGAACTACCCCGACAATGCGGAAAAAATGGTCAACATGGCCTATAATCAAATGTATTCCGCAGACCGTATGTGGAACGACGAAGCCCTGAGCGATAATATTTTTGAAGGCAGGTCAAATACTGACCAGCGTGCTATTCGTAACGGTACTGCAGATCCTACCCTGGGACGCTTTGCTTCAGAGTGGTCGGATCTCTATGGCGGGATCAAAACCTGCCATGTCTACCTGGAAAATGTAGACCGCGTGCCCGACATGGACGCTGCACTCAAAAAGCGGCGGACTGCCGAAGTACGATTTATCCGGGCTTTCCTGTACTTTAGGCTTGTCAACTTCTTTGGTGATGTGCCATTCTTTACCAAAGATATCACGTTGGAGGAATCAAAGACAATACCTAGAACGCCTAAAGCGACCATTATGGCCTTTATTCATCAGGAGCTAGATGAATGTATTGTAGATTTACCCAGCAAAGACGCCCTGCCTGCCGATGATAAGGGCAGGATTACCAGAGGCGCAGCCTCAGCCTTTCAGGCGCGGGCCTATCTCTATGAAAGCAATTGGAATAAAGTGCTGCAGTATTGCGAAAATCTGATGAATAAACAGTCCGAATTTGGCACATAT from the Sphingobacterium thalpophilum genome contains:
- a CDS encoding RNA polymerase sigma factor; this translates as MYKPKYDHIEEKEILLALRSGCQTAFRQIYTLYSGRIYLNIRKMVKSEQDATELLQEVFVKVWDKRKLIDPEQSFRAYLFQIARFSVYNFIRKTKLEKQVQAYLSLHGTQLYSHVEEQLDEKQDEHWLSQTIEQLPPQRRLIYRLCKIEGKSYAEVSTLLRISTSTINDHIVKATKYIKEKHAKLDQSALLIASFILLQHH
- a CDS encoding TonB-dependent receptor; this encodes MYQNYIRNKEIAYLLFRKLWLIMRLTTIIILVTFMQVSATTFAQKVTLEYTNMSLKRIFKELKSQTGYNFLYTERQMANAKPVSIKVKDRGLSDVLAQIFTDQPLSYQMDNKTVVIRDRPVAGPASASDAPVSGQAVIKGRVTNERGEPLANVSVRVKGNQQAGTSTAADGTFMIRNLSPTSTLVLSSVGYEQLTVQLASMSATQLEQLQLVMKHSNSQLEEVIVIGYGTTTRQRIVGAVDQIGSKTFQDRPVGNVTQALQGASPSLTIQQKSMDPNDNSMNINIRGISTVNSNAPLVVIDGIITEGGTLNKINPDDIETVSVLKDAGSTAIYGSRSANGVILVTTKRGRQNQKPTVAVGTQWGVQQPNILFSPVAGYENATLRNLALTNSGMDPQFSPAAIADLYAHQDIEKWNLPEIMKNSFQQKYNISVTGGGEKSSYLFSGGFYNQPSNFVGQNFGIKRYNLRTNLSTEIGRFKLTSILAYTRNNNMSNTAGSAIINASRLPSYYYYRMQADNGKYLVNNALTDQNPLAELNEGGYIKHDNDYFNINLNLEAKLMDGLKLRGIFGADIYADHRFIRRIQVPLYANPDAAQPQVYVNSDRNTEDFNEKASLLNFQLLLDYDKNFGGHHVSGLFGASNESYTRRQNELKMKFTDPVLGTPTTGTIIDPVSARVTPNGTLQNSINSLFGRAGYDFESKYFAEFSFRYDGSSKFSKANRWGFFPSGSLGWRASDEHFMNWYKEHIGSLKVRSTYGVLGNQAVDDYSYYFTYESYPNSYGFNNKPVAAAGFNYASLDLRWEKTYNFNVGVDATFFNDKLTASFDYFKKRTVDILMSPQIPSTFGTTLKNQNLGEMNNEGWEINVSYRTSTGAFQHTVSANMGDSHNKIVAMPGDDRISTVDNITKLTRVGLPYNSYYGYKMAGLFQNIADIETSALPSGITAADLRPGDVKYVDRNNDGIIDARDRFVLGNGFPRFTFGLTYNLSYKDFDFSMFWQGVGKRDMMIRGELIEPFHQNYSYAIYQHQLDYWTPTNIDGRWPRLTANGSTASTNNFGKDSDLYLFNGKYARLKNLQIGYTLPKNVVSKWGLQRVRFFVNGQNLLTLSKNSWIDPESSEFDSNMGGSANSARNYPTLKYYGGGLNIQF
- a CDS encoding FecR family protein — translated: MEKELLQYTLRQYMRGELSEEDARAFLSYLKSGADRVLIQELIQEALDDPVDQELLRNTDLLLVLDNTWEQLHHRINKPKMRTLTFWKNAGAVAAAVAGILILSWWFVDRADNVPMQASIEESILPGKQSATLTLSDGQQIQLQGASNGPIADEMGIRISKSSDGQLIYEIRQNSEAVTGHHVLSTTKGETYRIKLPDGTQVWLNAASALKYPASFALQGTREVELTGEAYFEVAKDAKRPFVVRSAGQHIQVLGTHFNVNSYTDEPSVRTTLVEGLVEVTSASQKLQLHPGQQLSLTSNGRLKLQTVDTAPIIAWTNHEFMFDGDDIESVMRKIARWYNVEVIFEGKKTTEKFGGGISRFDDVKQVLSLLEKTGGVHFRIDGKTLYVLP